A DNA window from Aspergillus nidulans FGSC A4 chromosome V contains the following coding sequences:
- a CDS encoding uncharacterized protein (transcript_id=CADANIAT00003854) produces MPATAPRPPFLPKDPTEFVQHVTSHSAEWFEYCSQADQYIAAAETTLLSWETGKEALQIQALQQENEHLHDKCARLRDVISRRDAVIQYQKEQAKEKDIEFLKLAKEKPQEPQPAMPITGISDGQPKPGSPTQTQVFHQLSERLPDPDWFEGDRKDLRRFISQIHEKMNINRDCFPTPQSRMTYVNNRLKGAPYAQILPYVKKGICQLKDYEDILDILDRAFGDPNRVNNARNELFRFRQNNKEFGLFFAEFQRLALEGEMPEETLSILLEQSINRELKGMLMHNQPPTQDYHDEFDLLSSYRNLRTAAGIMKSTCNQPAETTLQLLELLLRTQPHNAHSLMYIMMPWICHLSANITLHVASRENASTVDPQNIWSGTAHTLITALLAIRSAYPASNITPSIKSESTAVSEGSRSPSPGFSEKGQEKSLSSYAMLDTGADGKRFIDQEWAEDNHLELLPLKNPIHLESFDGRESEGGPITHYVRINLTIHDHHEKKACFLATQLAHYPIILGMPWLETHDPRWGFAEHTLIFDSAYCRQNCNIPAQPAKIKALRDVPARSCQKNLTSCPKGLEKQDIALVSLRACSAYARRGHALFTATIGNIDEVLAKRSGDGNPEDLLLPEYKDYADIFSPKEADKLPPHQPYDYLITLIDGKTPPFGPLYGMSRDELVALQEWIMENLRKGFIRPSSSPTASPVLFVKKPGGGLCFCVDYQALNVILVKDQYPLPLVKETLNNLKGMRYFTKIDIISAFNNIRIKKGQEYLTAFRTCLGLYESLVMPFGLTGAPATFQHYINDTLRDYLDIFCTAYLDNILIYSQTRSEHIQHVRKVLQKLREAGLFAKLVKYEFTVHETKFLGLIVARDRIKIDPEKVQTIAAWATPTCITDIQAFIRFANFYRRFIKDFSKIIAPLVNLTKKDVEFQWTPTCQLAMDALKKAFTSAPVLKPFDWTQDIILETDASDFVSAGVLSQYDDNGVLHPVAFFSKKHSATECNYEIYDKELLAIIRCFEE; encoded by the exons ATGCCCGCCACTGCGCCCCGACCCCCGTTCCTACCGAAGGACCCCACTGAATTCGTGCAGCATGTAACCAGTCATTCTGCTGAATGGTTCGAATACTGCAGCCAAGCAGATCAATATATCGCCGCGGCCGAGACGACCCTTCTTTCGTGGGAGACGGGCAAGGAAGCCCTCCAGATCCAGGCTCTACAACAAGAGAACGAGCACCTCCATGACAAGTGCGCCCGTCTGCGCGACGTGATATCCCGCCGGGATGCAGTTATACAGTACCAGAAGGAGCAAGCCAAGGAAAAAGACATTGAGTTCTTGAAACTAGCCAAAGAGAAACCCCAGGAACCCCAGCCAGCAATGCCTATAACTGGTATATCAGATGGACAACCCAAACCTGGCTCACCCACACAAACTCAGGTGTTTCACCAGCTCTCCGAGCGCCTGCCTGACCCGGATTGGTTTGAGGGAGACCGGAAGGACCTCCGCCGCTTTATCTCCCAGATCCATGAGAAGATGAATATAAACCGTGACTGTTTCCCGACCCCACAGAGTAGGATGACATATGTCAACAATCGTCTAAAAGGAGCCCCGTATGCCCAAATCTTGCCCTATGTCAAGAAAGGAATCTGCCAGCTGAAGGACTACGAGGACATCCTGGATATACTAGATCGGGCCTTTGGAGACCCAAACCGTGTTAACAATGCCCGCAACGAGCTGTTCCGCTTCCGGCAGAATAATAAAGAGTTTGGCCTGTTCTTCGCCGAATTCCAACGTCTTGCCCTAGAGGGAGAGATGCCTGAGGAGACCCTATCTATACTTCTGGAACAATCAATAAATCGAGAGCTTAAAGGGATGCTTATGCATAATCAACCACCTACCCAAGATTACCATGATGAATTTGATTTGCTAAGTTCTTACAGGAACTTGAGAACCGCCGCCGGCATTATGAAATCAACCTGCAATCAGCCAGCAGAAACTACCCTGCAATTACTAGAACTGCTACTA AGAACCCAGCCCCACAACGCACACAGCCTGATGTACATAATGATGCCATGGATCTGTCATCTATCCGCCAACATAACCCTACACGTCGCGAGCAGGGAGAATGCTTCCACTGTGGATCCCCAGAACATATGGTCAGGAACTGCCCACACCCTGATAACCGCCCTCTTAGCAATCCGCTCTGCCTACCCAGCATCCAACATAACCCCATCAATTAAATCTGAGTCTACCGCTGTCTCCGAAGGCTCCCGCTCTCCATCACCTGGATTCTCGGAAAAAGGG caagagaagagcctGTCCAGCTACGCAATGCTAGATACTGGAGCTGACGGGAAGAGGTTTATTGACCAAGAATGGGCAGAAGACAACCACCTTGAGCTGCTGCCCCTGAAAAACCCAATCCACTTGGAAAGCTTTGACGGGAGAGAATCCGAAGGAGGGCCGATAACCCACTATGTTAGAATAAACCTGACAATCCATGACCATCATGAAAAGAAGGCTTGTTTCTTGGCTACACAACTAGCCCATTACCCAATAATCCTTGGAATGCCATGGTTAGAGACTCATGACCCCCGCTGGGGGTTTGCAGAGCACACCTTAATATTTGACAGTGCCTATTGTCGACAGAATTGCAATATACCTGCCCAACCAGCCAAGATCAAGGCCCTGCGTGACGTGCCTGCCCGAAGCTGCCAGAAGAACCTGACTTCCTGTCCCAAAGGATTGGAGAAACAAGATATTGCCCTAGTCTCCCTCCGCGCCTGCTCAGCTTACGCCCGTAGGGGCCATGCCCTGTTTACAGCCACTATTGGGAATATTGACGAGGTATTGGCTAAGAGGTCAGGGGATGGTAACCCTGAAGACCTACTACTACCAGAATACAAAGACTATGCAGATATCTTCTCCCCTAAGGAAGCTGATAAGCTGCCCCCACATCAGCCATATGACTATTTAATAACTCTAATAGATGGAAAGACCCCACCATTTGGCCCATTATATGGAATGTCCCGGGATGAACTAGTTGCACTACAGGAGTGGATTATGGAGAATCTGAGGAAAGGCTTTATTCGCCCAAGCTCGTCGCCAACAGCCTCACCTGTCCTATTTGTTAAAAAACCCGGCGGAGGTCTATGCTTCTGCGTGGACTACCAAGCTCTGAACGTGATTTTGGTTAAGGACCAATACCCTCTGCCACTTGTCAAGGAGACCCTGAATAATCTAAAAGGGATGAGGTACTTTACTAAGATTGACATTATTTCCGCATTTAATAACATACGGATCAAGAAGGGACAGGAATATCTGACCGCGTTCCGCACCTGCCTGGGGCTGTATGAATCCTTAGTTATGCCCTTTGGCCTTACCGGCGCTCCAGCAACATTCCAGCACTATATAAATGACACCCTGCGAGACTATCTGGACATCTTCTGTACTGCTTaccttgacaacatcctGATCTACAGTCAAACCAGGTCTGAACATATTCAGCATGTCCGAAAAGTCCTCCAAAAGCTTAGAGAAGCTGGCTTGTTTGCAAAGCTAGTGAAGTATGAATTTACTGTTCATGAGACCAAGTTCCTGGGCCTGATAGTGGCTAGAGATAGAATCAAGATAGACCCTGAGAAGGTTCAAACCATTGCAGCCTGGGCCACGCCAACCTGCATTACAGATATACAGGCATTTATTAGGTTCGCCAACTTCTACCGGAGATTCATTAAGGATTTCTCAAAGATCATTGCCCCGCTAGTTAACCTGACTAAGAAGGATGTCGAGTTTCAATGGACCCCAACCTGCCAGCTGGCCATGGAcgccctgaagaaggcctttACCAGCGCCCCTGTTTTGAAGCCATTCGACTGGACCCAAGATATCATTCTTGAAACTGATGCTTCTGACTTTGTCTCTGCTGGTGTCCTGTCCCAGTATGATGATAATGGCGTCTTACACCCtgtggccttcttctctaAGAAGCACTCTGCCACAGAATGCAACTATGAAatctatgacaaggaacTTCTAGCAATTATCCGCTGCTTTGAGGAATAG
- a CDS encoding uncharacterized protein (transcript_id=CADANIAT00003855): MSTKLLNRQQARWSEFLSCFNFRIVYRPGKQGAKPDTLTRRSEDLPKEGDEHLLHQSQTVLKHENVDPACLPEPAEPAEPAEPAEPAEPAEPAEPAEPAEPAEPAEHAEPAKHAEPMGTRQSVSFRDEVELQLPPEIQDLICIAYETDPVVRSILKALATRQAQHPDITLADCERKREPPVLPESPARQGILRPLPVPEHAWQDISMDFITHLPTSQGFDSILVVVDRLTKMRHLIACQATINAEGVAHLYTQHVWRLHGLPRTITSDRGPQFVAEFWKHLNKHLDIQSLLSTAFHPETNGQTEWVNAMLEQYLQAYITYLQDNWSTWLPLAEFALNATYSEAIRTSLFFANYRFHPRMGFEPVPVPDCPASQDAENFAQKMQAISDYVRSQMTSAQARYEEQSNKTRQPARQYKAGQRVWLDARNIRTLRPSKKLDWKFLGPFTIKRMINAHAYELDLPASMRIHPVFNVSLLRPAADNPVPRQRADPPPPIEVEGLEHWEVESILDSRWERRGRGGPRLKYTVKWVGYDDPTEEPAEYLTHAKQLVQNFHRRYPHKPRPSLDGARP, from the exons ATGTCCACCAAGCTGTTGAACCGTCAACAAGCCCGCTGGTCTGAGTTCTTATCCTGTTTTAATTTCCGGATTGTGTACCGTCCTGGGAAGCAAGGAGCCAAACCTGACACTCTGACCAGGAGGTCAGAGGACCTCCCTAAAGAGGGGGATGAACACCTACTGCACCAAAGCCAAACTGTACTGAAGCATGAAAATGTTGACCCTGCATGCCTacctgaacctgctgaacctgctgaacctgctgaacctgctgaacctgctgaacctgctgaacctgctgaacctgctgaacctgctgaacctgctgaacctgctgagCATGCAGAACCTGCTAAGCATGCAGAACCTATGGGAACAAGACAATCAGTATCCTTTAGAGATGAGGTAGAACTACAGCTGCCACCTGAAATTCAGGACCTAATATGCATAGCATATGAGACTGACCCTGTTGTACGGTCAATCTTAAAAGCACTAGCTACCAGACAGGCTCAACACCCAGATATTACCCTAGCTGACTGCGAGAGAAAAAGGGAGCCTCCTGTTCTACCGGAATCGCCT GCGCGGCAAGGGATATTGCGGCCCCTGCCTGTCCCTGAACATGCCTGGCAAGATATCTCCATGGACTTTATTACCCATCTGCCTACCAGCCAAGGCTTTGATTCCATCCTGGTTGTTGTGGACCGTCTAACCAAAATGAGGCACCTAATTGCCTGTCAAGCCACAATAAATGCTGAAGGAGTTGCTCACCTCTATACACAACATGTGTGGagacttcatggcctcccCCGGACAATCACTTCTGACCGTGGGCCCCAGTTTGTCGCTGAGTTCTGGAAACACCTAAATAAACACCTGGATATCCAGAGCCTATTATCAACCGCCTTTCACCCAGAGACTAATGGTCAAACTGAATGGGTAAATGCAATGCTGGAACAATACCTGCAAGCTTATATTACCTACCTGCAAGATAACTGGTCTACCTGGTTACCACTAGCCGAGTTTGCTCTCAATGCTACCTATTCCGAAGCTATCAGAACATCCCTGTTCTTTGCCAACTACAGGTTTCACCCACGTATGGGCTTCGAACCTgtccctgttcctgactGTCCAGCTAGCCAAGATGCTGAGAACTTCGCCCAGAAGATGCAAGCTATATCTGACTATGTCCGATCCCAGATGACCTCCGCTCAAGCCCGTTATGAAGAACAATCAAACAAGACCCGTCAACCTGCCCGACAATATAAGGCCGGTCAGCGTGTGTGGTTGGATGCCCGCAACATCCGTACGCTCCGCCCaagcaagaagcttgatTGGAAGTTCCTGGGACCGTTTACTATAAAAAGGATGATCAATGCACACGCTTACGAGCTCGACCTACCAGCCAGTATGCGGATACACCCGGTATTCAATGTGAGCCTACTTCGCCCAGCCGCCGACAATCCTGTGCCCCGTCAAAGAGCTGATCCCCCACCACCCATCGAAGTGGAAGGTCTTGAACattgggaggttgagagcATCTTAGATTCGCGCTGGGAGcggcgaggccgaggaggccCTCGTCTGAAGTATACTGTTAAATGGGTTGGATATGACGATCCTACAGAGGAGCCTGCCGAGTACTTGACCCACGCCAAACAGCTCGTACAGAACTTCCACCGCCGATATCCGCATAAGCCCCGGCCAAGCCTCGACGGAGCTCGGCCCTGA